The sequence GCCCCAACCGAGCGTCTCATAGGCCCAGAACCCGCCCATACAGAGCCCGACACCGACGAGAGTGGCGGACACGATCGCCCATGGCCGGACGATCGGCACCCACCCTTCGAAGTCGCGCTCGCAAAGCGCGGCGAAGGCCAGAGCGAACAGGGCCGTCAGCGAACCGAAGCCAAGGAAGATCGTCGGCGGATGGATGATCACCCAGTAGTTCTGCAGCGACGGCGCCAGTCCCAGTCCCTCGGCAGGGACGAACGGACGGCCGGCGATTTCGTTCAATTTGAACGGCGACTCGAAAGCGAGGATCGCTGAGATACAGCCGAGAAAGAACGCGAACGCGGTCGTATACCAGCGTTTGTACGATCCTGTCTTCCCGACCGTGAGCAATGCGAAAAGGGCCGAACACGCGGCCCAGAGGAGAAAACTGCCCTCCTGTCCGGACCAGATCCCTGCGATCCTATAGCCGAGCGCGTTCTTCGTGTCGGCGTGTCCATAGACGTAGGCGAATTCAAAGCGGTTGTCCGCGAAGAGAACGGCGAGGGCCCCGAAGGATCCGAGGACCGCCGCACAAGCGGCCACGAACGCCATGGAACCGGCTTTGGCCAAACGCGGAAATCGCTTGGAGAGCATCCAAGCGAGGACCGACAGGGCGAAGAGCGCCGCCGCGCCAATGATGAAGAACCGACCGGCCGCGCCCAATGCCAACGACCATGACGGGGGTTGGACGAGGTCGGTCAGGTTCAGTTCGTTCATGTTCGGAGGTCGGAGTCGGGATCGGAGTCCGGGGCCGTTACCGGCCCCGGACCGTCAGGGTCACTTCAGGCCCATCTCCGCACGGGCGGCACGCGCCCGGTCGGATTCGATCAACTGGTACTGCTGGTCACGCGTCAGCTTGGACTTGCCAGGCTTCGTGACGTTCAGTCCGTCCATGTTGGTGTTGGCCACCGTCAACAGGTGCTTGGCGTACGGGGCGTTGTGGACGCCGTAATCGCCGGACCGGATGACGAAGTAGTAGTTGTAGCGAGCGCGTTTGATCTCGATCGGAACGAGCGCTTGGTCGGGCGGGGTTCCGCCTTCGCCCGTGATCGTGCTCGTGTACTCCCAGTAGAGGGAGTTGCCGAACTCGGACTGGGCCCAAGTCTCCATTCTCGTCCTCAGGGCCACGAGGCTCGCGAGGATCTCGGTCTTGATCGTGTCGGACCGGGCCGCCGCGTCAGACGCGGTGTGGCACGGGGCGCACCCCTTGTCGAAGCTCACCGTGAAGGTGTGCCGCGAATCGGGCATGTGGCACTTCGTGCACTGGCCGGGAGCCTGCGCGTGGGCCGTGTTCCGTTCCACCGCACCGTTGCCCTCGACACCGCCGAAGCCCATCAGCATCTGCATCTGGTTGCTGTCGTGCATGCTCGGGCGGGTGGTGCTGGCGTTCAACCGAGTGTCGCTCGGGTTCGTGCCGCGGCCGTTGTGGCACTGCGCACAGATATGGTCGTAGTTCGTAAAGACGTCGGCCGTCTTGCCGGCGCCGATGTCGGTCGTGTCGGTGTTGAACACCTTGCGGCGCAACTGCACCTGTTTGCCGTCGGCACTCAGGTTCTCCGTGTTGGCGTGCGGGTCATGGCACGTCACACAGTCCGCCGAGTGAGGCGCGACGGTCAAGGTCGCTTCCGCGATCTCACGGATCTCGTCGTCCGTCGCCTCGGCCAGGTCTTTGCCGCCTTCGTTATAGACGGCCCTGACGAGCCCGCTGTGGCAGGAGATGCACCGGGACGTCCGACCGTAGCGGTTCGGGTCCTGGATGGCTTCTTCCACCGGGTCGGCCAGCAGCTTGCTGTGTTGCGAGAAGCTGAATTCGTCGGCGATCGGGCCGTGGCACTGGGCGCACACGACAGGCGATCCGGCCTTCGGGAACGTCAGGATGTTCTCTTTGGTCGGATTAGCCTTGTGGGCTCCGCCCGGGCCGTGGCAACTTTCGCAGGTGACCCCTTTGGTGAAGTGCGTGGTGTCTTTCCAATGACGGTAGATCGGGTCGTCCGGGCTCTTTCCGCCGTGGCAGGCCGCGCATGCGTCGGCGCCGATCGACTTCGAGGCCTTCTGCTCGTCGCTGAGCAAGGCCAGGAACTGTTCGGACGTGTTACCGCCTCCGCCGCCACCGCCGCCCCCAGCGGTCGATCCGCCCACGCCGCCACAGCTCTGGAGCGCCAGCGCCGCGGCCACGATGGGAATGCACGCGAATAAGGACATGAACCATCGGTTCTTCATCTTGTTCCTCCGCTAAACGTGGTTATCTCTTTCTCCTCATGGGCGCGGCTAGAACCGCACCGAAAAGCGGGCCGAGACGATGGTCGTCCGATAGCCCGTCAGGTCGTAGAGGCGGTCGTCCTTTTGCCAAGGAGCGACCACCAGTTCCAGGTCGTGGGCCGGCGAGAGGCGGCGGCGGACGCTGAGCGTCAACCGGGTGCCGCGGACGTCACCGGATTCGTAATGGTCCAGGTTCGCAGAAGCCGAGAGCGACGGGTCTTGCGACCAGTTCAGCCCGACGGCGTACGTGCGGGAGTTCGGGAAATAGAAGTCGAGGTCGCCGCCGGCCGGATCGCCGCCCGTGACGCGGAAGTCGTCAGCCGAGAACTCGGCGTAAAGGTTGACGGCCGGGTTGACCACGTAGCTTCCACCGAACACGACGTTGTTCCAGCCGACTTCGACGTCGCGCTGGGAATTCTTGTTCATGCGGTACGTGTAAGCGCCGTAGGCCGAAACGGTTTCATTGCCCCAGTCCGCCTTGGCCTGGAACATGGCCCTGTCGTCCCAAAGGAGCTGCCGCGTGTCGGTCGTGTTCATCACGGCCGTTTCGCGGAAGTCCTCCCAGGATCCACGGAACGTGACGCGGGCCGGGCCGAGGCGGCCGGAGAGCCGGGCGTCGTAGAGGTTCGACTTCGGAACGTCCACGAACGTGTGGTCGGTGCGCATCCGCTCCGATTCCTTGTGCTGGAAGCCCACTTGGAGGGACCAGCCCGGGAAGCGGTGTAACAGCTTCGCCCCTGAGACCAGGCGCTTCTGGACGAACGCGTTGCGGACGTTCGGAAGGTCGAGGTCTTGGCGGCCGAAGCGGAACTGCAGGGTGGTGTCCGGGCCCATGTCCCAGGCGCCGCCCAAAGCGTACGTCTTGACCGTGCTGTCGTCCAAGCCGGCCTGCATGATCCTGGAGTAAGCGAGTTGGCCGTCCAGGCTGAACGTATCGCCGAAGTCCCGGCCGTACGAGGCCCCGATCGTCCGTTGGAGGGAATCGGGCCGCACGCCGTTGTCGTCGGTGGTCTTCCGTTCGGCGGCCGACACGTCCAGGTGGCCGCCGAAGACCGTGCCGCCGACGCCGCCCGCAATGAGCCGTGAGGACACGTTCTCGTTCTCTTTCGGAGCCGGATATTGGGCGTTGCGCTTGTCGGCCCTATAGGTGACGAAGGCGCCGAAGCCCGGCGTGAACGAGTGTTCGAGCGAGAACTGGGACTCGTTGTCCGTGCTCGGTTCGAACGTCCGCCAGTCGTCGACGTAATAGCCGAACTCGGAGCGGTGCCCACGGAAGACCGTGTGCCCTTTGTTGAAGGCGATGAAGGCGCCGAGCGTGTTGTCCTGCTTCGGCATACCGCTCATCGCGAACCGGGCGTAAGGGAACGACGCGTCGCCGGGATGGACCAGCCGCAGATAGTGCAGCGCCAACCCCTCAGGGACCCGGGCTCCGTAGCTGAGGGCCGTGTTCGACCGGAAACCCGTGTAACCGATCGAAACCTCGTTCAACTTTTCACGTTCGGGCGCCTTTTCCGTTTCTTGCGCTTCCGACCCTTCGGTCGGAGCCGTGTCCTGCGCCCTGGCCCCGATCGCTGTCAGTGCCAAGACCGCTAGCGTCGCCGTCGAAAGCCATGATTGTCGTTTCATCGGTTCTCCTCCTTCAGGGTTTCAGGAATCGTGGATCGCTGTTGCTTCCGTGCGATGCGACGTGGCAACCGGCGTTCCAGCAGTTCTGGCCAGGGTAGTGGACGGCCATTTTGTCGGTGTGGCACTGGGCGCAAAGGCCTCGCGTCACGGAGTTCAACATCTTCGGATTGTTCGTACCGTGCGGTTTGTGGCATTCCTGACAACCGTCGCCGGTGAACCCGGCGACCGGGTCGTGCTCGTAGAGGAACGGTCCCGCCTTTTCGGTGTGACAGGTCACGCACTTCCCCTTGTAGGCGTCGTGGTTGACTTTGGCGTTCTTGTTCGCGTGCGGCGAGTGGCAGTCGCTACAGGCCATCCTCCCTTCCGGGACCGGATGGTGGCTCGCGCCGCGGAACTCCGCGTTCGCCGACGGGTGGCAGGATCCGCACAACGTGGCCTCGTCCGCCTTCAGCATGAGCTTCGGCTCGACTTTGGCGGCGAAGACGGGCGCCCTCGGGTCTTTCTTCAAGGCGCCGTGGCCGAGTCCTGAATCCGTGTCGGTATGGATCTGGTGGCACGACACGCACGACAGGTCGGCGCGCGCGTGTTCCGTCCGCTTCCAATGGCTGGCCGACATGGTCTTTTCATGGCAGCGCATGCAAGCGGCCGAGGACTCCTTGGGGGTCATCTTCGTGTACGAGATGACTTCCGGGTTCTCTTCGGCCTGATGGATGCGTCCTGGACCGTGACATCCCTGACAACCGTGCTTGTCCGGCGGCAGGCTATCGTCGGAAACGAGAGCCGAGTGCGGCGAGGCCGGGAAGTTCGCCACGATCTTTCCGTGGCATTCGGCGCACGCCTCCTCGTTCATATAGTCGTCCGGCGTAGCGCGCGCGAAGAGCTTCTCGGCTTGCGAGGCACCCTTCTGCTGGGCTGTCCCGGTGAAGCCGAAAGACAGCATCGCGACCCCTATCGCAAAGAGCAACGCTTGAAACTTCACTGGCCTTTCCTCCCTGACTTGGCGGTCTTTCCTGATGCCCCCGAGGCTCGGTGGCCGCCATTCGGAATATAGCGAAACTGTTCTCCTGTTTTCAGGTGAAACAGGAGAAAAACGGCAAGCTGTCCTCCGAAAGGACGACATCCGGTAAGCCGGAAGTCTCGGTGATTTGGGGCGAGGGCGTTCATGTCCCTTATTTCGGAAGGTGCAGGCTTCGGACGATGCAGACCACGGACACGTCGTCCCCGTCGCCGATCGCAGAAAGGTTGGCGGCGATCGGCATCTCGATCCCGCTCCGGTGGAGGCCGATCGTAGCGATATGGTCTCCCATGGCCCTACGGCTCGGACTCTCCATATAGCTGTTAAAGTGAGAGTCGTGCGCCGACCGGAAGGCGTTCGGGACGAGGTCCGACACGGGTCGGCCCGTCAAATCGTCGACTTCCCAACCGAACAGGTCCGCGGCCGATTCGTTGACCATCTGGATGATGCCGTCGGACCGGACGACCATGATGGCGTCCGGAGCCTGCTCGAGGAGCAAGCGGTAGAAGCGGTCTTCTTGGGAGCCCGCCAAGGGCGCGAACCGCGACCGGTCGCCGTTGGTGTGCGCGATCTCCTGTTTCAGGACGGTCGCGACCAGTTCCGTGCGGCTGTTCCGGCCGAGCTTCGCCCGGATCCGCCGCCAGTACGTCTTGACGGTCGCTTCGCTGATGCCGAGTCGGACTGCAATGGCGCTGTCGGTCAAACCTGCGGCGGCACACTTCAAGAGTTGTCGCTCGCGCACGCTCAGCGCCGGTCGTCTCGTGAGGGTCATGCTTAGACCGATCTTATCAGCCGGTTTCCGGCATGACCGGCGTCCGACGAGGCTGGAACCCCCACCCGGAGCTTTCTGTGAACTTTGGCGTCGGTCATACCAATGACGCCCAACTGCCGACGCCTGGAGACCCAAGACCGGCGACCCGACCCAGCGAATGTTCAGGGATGGCCGGGAGGAACGGCGAAAGCGAGAAAACCGGGCCGGAACGACGGACCGCGTGACCGGGCGCTGCGGACGACACGGCCCGCCACGATCAGGAACGCTCCGGACGACTGGAGCGGGTCACCCTGGACCACGCCTTGACGGTGCCCCTTCCACGCCGCCCGGACACCGCCCGTCACCGATTCCCAGGACAAGACGTCCCGAAAGCGGTACGTGCCCAAGCCGAACGCGGCATAGAGCTCGCGCTCCGGATCCGAGAACAGAAGCACGTCGCCCAATCCAAATGGGCGGAAAAACGCCGCTGCCTCTGCCTCGCTCCCTTGATGGACGAACGCCAACTGCGTCCCGACCGCATCGATCTTCGGACGGAGCTTGGCCAGGTCCGAGACCGTTTCGCGGCAGAACATTCACCCGAAGTGCCGCAAGAAAACGAGCAAGACGGGAGCGTCGGCCGAAACCGCCCGCAACGTCCGAACGGCAAGCGCCCCGTCGACGGGCAGGTCCCAGACGTCCGTCGCCTGCATCGGGTCACGCACCGCTGCGCAGGAACGTGCCGTCGTGAAGTTCCCTGTACGCCTGCTGCAGTTCGGCCTGCGTGTTCATGACGATCGGACCGCGCCAAGCGACCGGTTCCCGCAACGGTCTACCGGAGACCAGGAGGAACCGGACGCCTTCGTCGCCCGCCTCGAAGGTCACCTCGTCACCGGACCCGAACAGGACGAGCGACCTGTTATCGGCGTCAGGGCCGCCCGAGGAGACCGAAGCGTGACCGGTCAGACCGAACTCGCCGATATCGTCCGTAGGGACAGGCTGGGCTTCGGAAGCGTCGCGGAACGAAGCCGCCCCTGCGAAAACGTAGGCGAACGCTTGTCGCCGGGTATCGATCGGCAAGGTTTTGCGCCGACCGGGAGCGACCGAGACGTCCAGGTAAACGGGCTCGGCCGCAATCCCGTCGACGGGGCCCCGCTTGCCCCAATACTCTCCCGCCACGACCCGGATCCGCGTACCGTCGTCGTCGACCGCTTCGGGGATCTCTTCGGATTTGATCTCTTGGTAGTGGGGGGCCGACATTTTCTGCGACGACGGCAGGTTGGCCCAAAGCTGGAAGCCGTGCATTCGCCCGTGCTCGTCACCCTGAGGCATTTCCTGGTGGACGATCCCGCGTCCGGCCGTCATCCACTGGACGTCTCCGGCCGAGATCGTTCCACGGTTACCCATGCTGTCGCCATGGTCGACCGTGCCTGCCAACACGTAGGTGACCGTTTCGATCCCTCGGTGAGGGTGCCACGGGAAGCCGGCGAGGAACTCTTCGGGAAGGTCGTTCCGGAAATCGTCGAACAACAGGAACGGGTCGAAGGCCTCGGTGTCGCCGAACCCGAAGGCTCGGTGGAGGTGGACGCCGGCCCCCTCGATCGTGGGGACGGCTCGTGACACGGATCGGACCGGACGGATCGACATGTTCCTATTCCTTACGCCGGAGGCCGATCATACACTCCGGTCCCGTGGACTTTGGCGACTCTAGAAGGACCAACGTCGTCCCTCCCGTGCCAGAATGCCGCGTGTTCGCCCGACCTCTCGCGGCTTCGATCGCACTTCTTTCGTCGTTGGCCGCCTGGGCCGACGTCACGTCCCCCAAGGCCTTTCTCGGATTCGACGTGTGCGCGGACTATATGCTCGCCGACTATGGTCAGCTCAGCGCGTATTGGAAGCAGTTGACCAATGAGTCCGACCGCATCCGCCTCGTTTCGATCGGCAAGACGGAAGAAGGCCGCGACCAGCTCATGGCGGTCATCACCGACCCGATGAACGCGCGCCACCTCGAGTCGCACCGGAGGGCGAGCGCGCGGCTCGCCCTTGCCGAGGGGTTCAAGTCCGACGCTGAAGCCGAAGCCGTGGCGAAGAAGGCCAAAGCCGTGGTCTGGATCGACGGCGGGCTCCACGCCACCGAGACGATCTCGACGCAGTCCCTGATCGAGACCGCCTATCGGCTCGTGAGCGCTCAAGACGACGAGACGAAGCGGATCCTGCGCGACTGTATCGTGCTGCTCGTCCATGCGAACCCGGACGGCATGGATTTGGTCAGCAAGTGGTACATGCGCCGGGCGAAACCGGAAGAACGGTCCTTGATCGGTGTCCCGCGGCTCTATCAAAAGTACGCTGGCCACGACAACAACCGCGACTTCTACGCGAGCAACCTCGCCGAGACGCGGAACATCAACCGCGTGCTTTATCGCGAGTGGTTCCCGCAGATCGTCTACAACCACCATCAGAGCGCGCCCGCCGGCACGATGATGTTCGTCCCGCCCTTCCGCAGCCCGTTCAACCACAACGTCGATGCGCTCACCCAGATCAGCACCGACCTCGTCGGGACCGCCATCCACCAGCGACTGATCGCCGAGGGCAAACCTGGTTCCGTGATGCGCAGCGGCGCGAACTACAGCGCGTGGTGGAACGGGGGCCTTCGCACGACGACGTATTTCCACAACATGGTCGGCATCCTCACCGAGCTTTGGGGGTCGCCGAACCCCGCCCAGGTGCCGTTCCGGCCCGAGCGTCAAGTCCCGACGAGCGACCTCCCGCTTCCCGTGACGCCGGGCTTGTGGCACGCGCGTCAGTCGCTCGAGTACGAGATCACCGCGAACCTGGCCGTCCTCGACTACGCGAGCCGCCAGCGCCAGACGCTCTTGATGAACATCTACCGCGCCGGGCGGAACAGTATCGAACGCGGGTCGAAGGACACATGGACGCGGTACCCCTCCCGCATCGCATCGGAAGGTGCCAAGGCCCTGTCCGACCCGAAGTTCCGGGACGCCCGGGCGTATGTCGTTCCGAGCGACCAACCGGACTTCGCGACAGCGACGAAGTTTGTGGAACGGCTCTTGATGACGGGGATCAAAGTGGAACGCGTGACCGAAGCCCGTCCGGGCGCTCCCGTCGGGTCGTTCGTCGTCCGGACAGCTCAGGCGTTCCGGCCGCACGTCCTGGACATGTTCGAACCACAAGACCATCCGAACGACCTCCAATATCCGGGGGGTCCGCCCGTCCGACCTTACGACAACGCGGGCTACACGCTCGCCTTTCAAATGGGCGTCCGGTTCGAACGGTTGACCGATGCGGTGGAACTCAAGACCGAGCCCGTCGGGCCGACCGTCAAAGGCAGCGTCCCTATAGCCGGCTCCGGGCGATGGTTGACCGCGTCCGCGTCGCAGAACGACGCGTTCACCTTTGCGAACGCCATGGACGCCGCGCACGTCCCGGTCGCACGAGCCGTGAACGGCGCGTTCGCGGTCCCGGACAATGCGGAAGCGCGCCGGGTCGTCGCGACATTGGACTGGGGACGGTTCGAACCGACGGACGCCGTCGCAGACACCTCGCCTTATAAGAGGAAGCGCATCGGGCTTTGGGACACCTACGGCGGATCCATGGACTCCGGGTGGTTGCGCTACACGCTCGAGAAGTTCCGCTTCGACTTCCGACTGCTCTTCGCACCGGAGATCAACGGCGGCTCGCTGTCGGCGAAGTTCGACACGGTCGTGTTCCCCTCAGGCGCTGTCCCTTCGACCGTGCGGACAGCGACGGCCAATCCGCTCCTCGACGATCCGACCGTGCCGCAGGAATGGAAGAACCTGATCGGGACGATGTCTCAGCAGGGGCTCGATGCCCTGAAGTCGTTCGCGAGAGACGGGGGCACCATCGTCGCGATGGGCTCGTCGGCACTGCCTTTGGCGAAGCATCTTGGGCTTCCCGTCGAAAACGCGTTGGAAGGCGTCCGAGACGCCGACTTCTTCGTTCCCGGTTCCGTGCTGAGGATCCGACTCGACCCGGCCAGCCCCTTGTGCAAAGGGCTCCCGGAGCAGCTCGACGTCATGTTCGACGAAAGCCCCGCGTTCCGGCTGAAGGGAGACACCGGACGGGCCGCATGGTTCGATACCGAAACGCCGTTGAGGTCCGGTTGGGCCTGGGGTCAGAAGAAGCTGAAGGACGCCGATGCCGTCATCGACCTGCCGATCGGCAAGGGGCGGGTCGTCTTGATCGGGCCGGAGGTCAACTTCCGGGCGCAGTCGGACGGCGCTTATAAGATCCTGTTCAACGCGCTCTCTTGACCCGCGCACGGCCAAGCGTCGCGAGGTTAAACTGGCGTCCGCAGGCAAGACATGGCAAAGGACATGACGCGAAGGGACGTTCTGAGGGGCACGGCGGTCGCCGCCGTCGGCCTAGCGGTCGGAAGGGTGCCGGCATCGGCTTCGGTCGTCGGCCCCACCGAAAGCGGTGAAGGACAGCGCCGGATGGGAGAGAAGCTCCGCGTCGGCATCATCGGTTGTGGAGGTAAGGGTTGGAGCGGCACGGAACAAGCGGCCGAGTTCGGCGAGATCGTCGCGCTCTGCGACACCGACGTCAACGACCGTTCCAAGGCGCTCTTGGCGCACCCGCGCGCGAGCACGTTCGAAGACTATCGCGAGATGATCGCGGCAATGAAAGGCAAGGTCGACTGTGTCGTGGTCAGCACGCCCGACCATCACCACGCCCCCGCTTCCGCCCTCGCGATGAAAGCGGGCATGCACGTCTATTGCGAAAAGCCGCTGACCCGCACGATCTGGGAAGCGAGACAGCTGCAAAGGATCGCGCGCGAGAAAAAGGTCGCGACGCAAATGGGCAACCAGAGCACGGCGAGCACCCCGATGCGCAAGACGGCCGCCCTCATCCGCAAGGGCACGTTCGGCAAAGTCAAAGAGGTCTACCTCTGGACCGACCGCGCCTCCGGCTGGTGGAAACAAGGCGTCGACCGCCCCGCGCCCGGCACCGCCCCGAAGACCTTGAACTTCGACCTCTGGCTCGGTCCCCGGCCCGACCGCCCCTTCGCCGAAGGCTATCACCCGTTTTCATGGCGCGGCTGGTGGGATTTCGGGACCGGTGCGCTCGGCGACATGGGCTGCCACATCTTCAACATGCCGTTCATGGCGCTCGACTTGCGCGACCCGCTGACGGTCCAAGCGCAAACGAGCGGCCACAACCGCGACAGCTTCCCCGCTTGGTCGATCGTCACCTATGAGTTCGGCGAGCGCAACGGGCGGGCGCCGCTGAAACTGACCTGGTACGACGGCGGCAAGAAACCGCCGGCCGAGCTCGTGCCAGGCTTCGAGATCGGCGGGAACGGCTCGATCGTGGTCTGCGAGAACGCGACGATCTTCAGCCCCAACGAAGGCAACACCGAGTTCCACATCGTCGGAGGCGGCACGATGCCGGAAGTCGCGGTGGACGAGTCGCCCGGGCATATGGCCGAGTTCATGCGCGCCGCGGGCGGCGGCAAAGCGGCGGTTTCGAACATCCCCGACTACAGCGGCCCTCTGACGGAAACCGTACTGTTAGGTAACCTTGCCATCTGGGCCAACGGGCCGAAGCTCGAATGGGACGCCCGTGCCATGAAGGTCAAAGGCACGAGCGAGTTCGACTCGCTGATCCGTCCTGCGTTCAAGCCGGGCTGGAGCGTTTGAAACGAGGGGCGAGGGCGTGACCTACGACGAGTTCGCCGCCCTCGCCCTCACGCTTCCCGGCGTCGTCGAAGTCGTCAAAAAGTCGGAGATCGACCTTGTGCGCGACGGCCGCCACATCGGGCGGTTGCGCGAAAAGGGGACCGCTTTCGCACTCCGCCTTCCCTGGGACAGGGTGGACGCCTTGCTCGCTTCGGATCCCGAAGTGTTTTTCGTGACGAAGCACTACGACGGCTGGCCCTACGTGCTGGCGCGGCTGGACAAGCTCGACCCGGACATGGCGGCCGAACTGCTCCACGACTCTTGGGAGGTCGCCCCCGAGACCTTGCCGCTCCGTCCCAAGTCGGGCGCCTAGACCACGCGTCCCCTCGTCACAATCCTGGGTTTAACAAACAATAAGGCGGCATGCGTGCACCGCGCTTCGCCCTTCTTCTCTCGGCTTTGACCGTCGCGACGGCCGCGCACGCCGCCATCGTCGCGAACACCGGCTCGAGCGACGTCTTGATCGCGGGTCCCGGCGTCGGCTACACGCCAGATTTCTTCGACGATCCCGTCTCCGTCGTCCATGGATGGGACGAGACGCAGAACGTCACCCTCACGAGCGGACTGGCGGTCGACGTGACCATGCCCGGCACCTATTTCTCCATCGGCGGCCTGACCCCGGGAGTCATCGCGGCGGGCACCGTCGTCAACAGTCACACGTTGTACTTCGATCCCGTCGGTGGATCGGTCTCGGCCGGTTTCCAGTTCGACGGCACGATCCTCGGCGTGGTCCTGATCGACGACCCCGTCGCCGACCCGTTCGTGGCTTCGGACTTTCTGATCCCGGCATCCGTGCCTCCCGGCAACGTCCCGCCCAGCACTTTCGCCGCCCGGGGCTGTGAGATCTCGCCGAACGCGGACATCGTCACGGTCGGCGTGAACACGATCAAGGTCGACCTTTCGGCGGGTTCTCCCGGCGACCAGGTCCGCGTCCTGACCGCGGTCGTCCCCGAACCGTTCACGATGGTCGGCTTCGGCACGCTGGCGGCTGCGCTAATGGCCCGACGTCGTCATAGGAGTTGAAGCGTAAGGAGTCGGGAAACGCGCTCGGATTGAACCGCTCCGTCCCTGTGGCGTTCCTTGGCCGTCTCGGCGTCTTTGCGTGAAAGAGCAAGGCGGGGGACAAGGCCCGGTCAACGGTGCAAGCCTGTTCCCGGGCCCGTCGGTGTGCGCATCTGGGCCTTGGACTCCGGCATGCCGTAAAGCTCCGGTTGCAGGTAGGTGCCGCGCGCGATCTCGGGTTTCACCGGCTCGACCTCGTGACCGAACTTCTGGACCCAACGGTCGTTGCGGACCGCGTCCACCCGCCAGTTCACTTCGACCCGAGGCTTGCTCGTCCGGATCTGGAACCGGCCGTTGTCCACCTTGCGCACGACCTTGACCATCACGAAGTCGGCCGAGCCATCGATGACGGTGAGTTGGATCAACGGGTCGCGGTTGATGCTCTCGTAGTAAGACGGCAACCGGACCGTGGCATAGCCTGTCGAGTCCGTCACGACCGATCCTTGATAGACGTTCCTCGGTTCCGGCCCTTCGGCACTGTAATGCAGCAGGTACCTGTTCTCCGGATCGAGCGGATGGTCGATCACGAAGCTCTTCGTGCCCGTCGCGCCCGTCCTGCCGTCGCTGAAGACCCCGAACCCCGTCGTGCTCAAGCCTCGACCGTACACCCCGACGCCGAGGCCTTGACCGGCGGCGACTCCGAACACGCCGGTGCCGTTCGTCGTGCTCTTGGAGTCACCGAACACGCCATAGCTCGACGACGTCGTCCTTGAAGCCAATCCCCAGACGCCGATTCCGTCCGTGCTCGTGGATTCTCCCTGCACGCCGACCGTCTGAGTCTGTCCCGTACTTTCTGCCCGGGAGTGAAGGCCCATCGTCTTGCCGATGAACCGTGCCGCGATCGAGGTCACTCCGGCCTGGTCGACCGGGTTGTTCGCGAACAGAGCCGGTGTACCGTTGAGAGAGTTGTTCAAAACGTGGATGCCCGTCCCCGTGGTGCTGAAGAAAAAGCCTGCCGTGCCTTGGTCCGTT is a genomic window of Armatimonadota bacterium containing:
- a CDS encoding PEP-CTERM sorting domain-containing protein (PEP-CTERM proteins occur, often in large numbers, in the proteomes of bacteria that also encode an exosortase, a predicted intramembrane cysteine proteinase. The presence of a PEP-CTERM domain at a protein's C-terminus predicts cleavage within the sorting domain, followed by covalent anchoring to some some component of the (usually Gram-negative) cell surface. Many PEP-CTERM proteins exhibit an unusual sequence composition that includes large numbers of potential glycosylation sites. Expression of one such protein has been shown restore the ability of a bacterium to form floc, a type of biofilm.) — its product is MRAPRFALLLSALTVATAAHAAIVANTGSSDVLIAGPGVGYTPDFFDDPVSVVHGWDETQNVTLTSGLAVDVTMPGTYFSIGGLTPGVIAAGTVVNSHTLYFDPVGGSVSAGFQFDGTILGVVLIDDPVADPFVASDFLIPASVPPGNVPPSTFAARGCEISPNADIVTVGVNTIKVDLSAGSPGDQVRVLTAVVPEPFTMVGFGTLAAALMARRRHRS